In Molothrus ater isolate BHLD 08-10-18 breed brown headed cowbird chromosome 20, BPBGC_Mater_1.1, whole genome shotgun sequence, the following are encoded in one genomic region:
- the LOC118693440 gene encoding discoidin domain-containing receptor 2-like isoform X1, translating into MIFCMLLLASLPEPSGTEVNPAICRYPLGMHEGTIRDEDITASSQWYDSTGPQYARLQREEGDGAWCPAGLLEPEDVQFLQIDLHKLFFITLVGTQGRHARATGKEFARAYRIDYSRNGERWISWRNRQGGRVIEGNTDTYDVVLKDLRPPIIARFVRLIPVTKAPMTVCMRVELYGCVWHDGLASYSIPEGGTIAAPGFPIVYLNDSTYDGYQERRHLYGGLGQLTDGVLGLDDFTQSHQYRVWPGYDYVGWRNESFSTGAVQMEFQFDRPRNFTSMKVHCNNMFSKGVKIFQRVECLFKPRLIADWEPEPVGVATVLDDKNPSARFVTVPLQQRVGKAILCRFYFADTWMMMSEISFQSDMESVNPSFVTAATSTTELLETEHNATEGTWGTTSSVTSTWIGEKADDSNTSILVGCLVAIILLLLMIIIIILWKQYVQKRLEKAPRRILEEDATVRLSFYSYTIANNQTQIHQSNPTYERAFPLDLEYHQPATLLQKLPELSQSAEDSVCSGDYAEPDLTKSTPHQGFQNNVPHYAETDIVHLQGVTGNNMYAVPALTVDSLTKKDISVGEFPRQQLRLKEKLGEGQFGEVHLCEADGLLEFLGVSSSEFTHQPVLVAVKMLRSDVNKTARNDFLKEIKIMSRLKNPNIIRLLGVCVREDPLCMITEYMENGDLNQFLSHREIYSKFAISNNIPCVTHSNLLYMATQIASGMKYLASLNFVHRDLATRNCLVGNNHTIKIADFGMSRNLYSGDYYRIQGRAVLPIRWMAWESILLGKFTTASDVWAFGVTLWEMFVLCKEQPYSLLTDEQVIENTGEFFRSQGRQIYLSQTPLCPNPVFDLMLKCWSRDIKDRPTFDMIHQFLLEQMESNI; encoded by the exons CCATCTGTCGTTACCCCCTGGGGATGCACGAGGGCACCATCAGGGACGAGGACATCACTGCTTCCAGCCAGTGGTACGACTCCACAGGGCCCCAGTATGCACG GTTACAGAGGGAAGAGGGGGATGGAGCCTGGTGCCCAGCTGGTTTGCTGGAGCCTGAAGATGTGCAGTTCCTGCAGATTGACCTGCACAAGCTGTTCTTCATCACCCTGGTGGGCACCCAGGGCCGGCACGCCCGCGCCACGGGCAAGGAGTTTGCGCGCGCGTACCGGATCGACTACAGCCGCAACGGGGAGCGCTGGATCTCCTGGAGGAACCgccagggagggagg gtgaTAGAAGGGAACACTGACACCTACGACGTGGTGCTGAAGGACCTGCGGCCGCCCATCATCGCGCGCTTCGTGCGCCTCATCCCCGTCACCAAGGCGCCCATGACCGTGTGCATGAGGGTGGAGCTCTATGGCTGCGTCTGGCACG ATGGTTTGGCATCCTACAGCATCCCTGAAGGAGGGACAATAGCAGCTCCTGGCTTCCCCATCGTTTATCTGAATGACTCAACCTACGATGGCTACCAGGAACGCAG GCACCTGTATGGAGGGCTGGGCCAGCTCACAGAtggagtgctggggctggatgACTTCACCCAGAGCCACCAGTACCGCGTGTGGCCGGGCTATGACTACGTGGGCTGGAGGAACGAGAGCTTCAGCACGGGCGCCGTGCAGATGGAGTTCCAGTTTGACCGCCCAAGGAACTTCACCTCCATGAAG GTGCACTGCAACAACATGTTCTCCAAGGGGGTGAAGATCTTCCAGAGGGTGGAGTGTCTGTTCAAGCCCAGGCTGATCGCAGACTGGGAGCCCGAGCCCGTGGGGGTGGCCACGGTGCTGGATGACAAAAACCCCAGTGCCAGGTTTGTCACCGTGCCCCTGCAGCAGCGCGTGGGCAAGGCCATCCTGTGCCGCTTCTACTTCGCCGACACCTGGATGATGATGAGCGAGATTTCCTTCCAGTCAG ACATGGAGAGTGTGAATCCCAGTTTTGTCACAGCAGCCACAAGCACCACGGAGCTCCTGGAAACAGAGCACAATGctactgagggcacctggg GAACCACATCTTCTGTAACCAGCACCTGGATAGGGGAGAAGGCAGATGACTCCAACACCTCCATCCTCGTGGGCTGCCTTGTGGCTATTattctgctgctcctgatgATTATAATCATCATTCTTTGGAAGCAATATGTTCAAAAAAGGTTGGAAAAG gcCCCACGTCGAATCCTGGAGGAGGATGCCACTGTTCGCCTCTCCTTCTACAGCTACACCATTGCCAACAACCAGACCCAGATCCACCAGTCAAATCCCACCTATGAACGTGCTTTCCCTCTGGATTTGGAATACCACCAGCCAGCTACACTGCTGCAAAAGCTTCCAGAGCTCTCCCAAAGTGCAGAGGATTCAG TGTGCAGCGGGGACTACGCTGAGCCCGACCTGACCAAGTCCACTCCTCACCAAGGCTTCCAGAACAACGTGCCCCACTATGCTGAGACCGACATCGTGCACCTGCAGGGGGTCACTGGCAACAACATGTACGCAGTGCCTGCCCTGACCGTGGACTCCCTGACCAAGAAGGACATTTCTGTGGGGGAGTTCCCCCGGCAGCAGCTGCGCCTCAAGGAGAAGCTGGGGGAAGGACAGTTTGGAGAG gtgcaCCTCTGTGAAGCTGATGGCCTGCTGGAATTCCTAGGAGTCTCATCCTCAGAATTCACTCACCAGCCTGTTCTTGTGGCAGTGAAAATGCTGAGATCAGATGTCAACAAAACAGCCAG GAATGATTTCCTGAAGGAGATCAAGATCATGTCGAGGCTGAAGAACCCCAACATCATCCGGCTGCTGGGTGTGTGCGTGCGGGAGGACCCGCTGTGCATGATCACAGAGTACATGGAGAACGGGGACCTCAACCAGTTCCTGTCCCACAGGGAGATCTACAGCAAGTTTGCCATTTCCAACAACATCCCCTGTGTCAC CCACTCCAACCTGCTGTACATGGCCACCCAGATTGCCTCAGGGATGAAGTACCTGGCATCCCTGAACTTTGTGCACAGGGACCTGGCCACTCGCAACTGCCTGGTGGGGAACAACCACACCATCAAGATTGCAGACTTTGGCATGAGCAGGAACCTCTACAGTGGGGATTACTACAGgatccagggcagagctgtgctgcccatCCGTTGGATGGCCTGGGAGAGCATCCTGCTG GGCAAGTTCACCACAGCCAGTGACGTGTGGGCCTTTGGGGTGACCCTGTGGGAGATGTTTGTGCTGTGCAAGGAGCAGCCCTACAGCCTCCTGACGGACGAGCAGGTCATCGAGAACACGGGCGAGTTCTTCcgcagccagggcaggcag ATCTATCTGTCCCAGACTCCTCTGTGCCCTAACCCTGTGTTCGACCTGATGCTgaaatgctggagcagggatatCAAAGATCGTCCCACTTTTGACATGATCCACCAGTTCCTGCTAGAACAAATGGAATCAAACATTTGA
- the LOC118693440 gene encoding discoidin domain-containing receptor 2-like isoform X2 → MIFCMLLLASLPEPSGTEVNPAICRYPLGMHEGTIRDEDITASSQWYDSTGPQYARLQREEGDGAWCPAGLLEPEDVQFLQIDLHKLFFITLVGTQGRHARATGKEFARAYRIDYSRNGERWISWRNRQGGRVIEGNTDTYDVVLKDLRPPIIARFVRLIPVTKAPMTVCMRVELYGCVWHDGLASYSIPEGGTIAAPGFPIVYLNDSTYDGYQERRHLYGGLGQLTDGVLGLDDFTQSHQYRVWPGYDYVGWRNESFSTGAVQMEFQFDRPRNFTSMKVHCNNMFSKGVKIFQRVECLFKPRLIADWEPEPVGVATVLDDKNPSARFVTVPLQQRVGKAILCRFYFADTWMMMSEISFQSDMESVNPSFVTAATSTTELLETEHNATEGTWGTTSSVTSTWIGEKADDSNTSILVGCLVAIILLLLMIIIIILWKQYVQKRLEKAPRRILEEDATVRLSFYSYTIANNQTQIHQSNPTYERAFPLDLEYHQPATLLQKLPELSQSAEDSVCSGDYAEPDLTKSTPHQGFQNNVPHYAETDIVHLQGVTGNNMYAVPALTVDSLTKKDISVGEFPRQQLRLKEKLGEGQFGEVHLCEADGLLEFLGVSSSEFTHQPVLVAVKMLRSDVNKTARNDFLKEIKIMSRLKNPNIIRLLGVCVREDPLCMITEYMENGDLNQFLSHREIYSKFAISNNIPCVTHSNLLYMATQIASGMKYLASLNFVHRDLATRNCLVGNNHTIKIADFGMSRNLYSGDYYRIQGRAVLPIRWMAWESILLGKFTTASDVWAFGVTLWEMFVLCKEQPYSLLTDEQVIENTGEFFRSQGRQLSRCLESLMGCLRSICPRLLCALTLCST, encoded by the exons CCATCTGTCGTTACCCCCTGGGGATGCACGAGGGCACCATCAGGGACGAGGACATCACTGCTTCCAGCCAGTGGTACGACTCCACAGGGCCCCAGTATGCACG GTTACAGAGGGAAGAGGGGGATGGAGCCTGGTGCCCAGCTGGTTTGCTGGAGCCTGAAGATGTGCAGTTCCTGCAGATTGACCTGCACAAGCTGTTCTTCATCACCCTGGTGGGCACCCAGGGCCGGCACGCCCGCGCCACGGGCAAGGAGTTTGCGCGCGCGTACCGGATCGACTACAGCCGCAACGGGGAGCGCTGGATCTCCTGGAGGAACCgccagggagggagg gtgaTAGAAGGGAACACTGACACCTACGACGTGGTGCTGAAGGACCTGCGGCCGCCCATCATCGCGCGCTTCGTGCGCCTCATCCCCGTCACCAAGGCGCCCATGACCGTGTGCATGAGGGTGGAGCTCTATGGCTGCGTCTGGCACG ATGGTTTGGCATCCTACAGCATCCCTGAAGGAGGGACAATAGCAGCTCCTGGCTTCCCCATCGTTTATCTGAATGACTCAACCTACGATGGCTACCAGGAACGCAG GCACCTGTATGGAGGGCTGGGCCAGCTCACAGAtggagtgctggggctggatgACTTCACCCAGAGCCACCAGTACCGCGTGTGGCCGGGCTATGACTACGTGGGCTGGAGGAACGAGAGCTTCAGCACGGGCGCCGTGCAGATGGAGTTCCAGTTTGACCGCCCAAGGAACTTCACCTCCATGAAG GTGCACTGCAACAACATGTTCTCCAAGGGGGTGAAGATCTTCCAGAGGGTGGAGTGTCTGTTCAAGCCCAGGCTGATCGCAGACTGGGAGCCCGAGCCCGTGGGGGTGGCCACGGTGCTGGATGACAAAAACCCCAGTGCCAGGTTTGTCACCGTGCCCCTGCAGCAGCGCGTGGGCAAGGCCATCCTGTGCCGCTTCTACTTCGCCGACACCTGGATGATGATGAGCGAGATTTCCTTCCAGTCAG ACATGGAGAGTGTGAATCCCAGTTTTGTCACAGCAGCCACAAGCACCACGGAGCTCCTGGAAACAGAGCACAATGctactgagggcacctggg GAACCACATCTTCTGTAACCAGCACCTGGATAGGGGAGAAGGCAGATGACTCCAACACCTCCATCCTCGTGGGCTGCCTTGTGGCTATTattctgctgctcctgatgATTATAATCATCATTCTTTGGAAGCAATATGTTCAAAAAAGGTTGGAAAAG gcCCCACGTCGAATCCTGGAGGAGGATGCCACTGTTCGCCTCTCCTTCTACAGCTACACCATTGCCAACAACCAGACCCAGATCCACCAGTCAAATCCCACCTATGAACGTGCTTTCCCTCTGGATTTGGAATACCACCAGCCAGCTACACTGCTGCAAAAGCTTCCAGAGCTCTCCCAAAGTGCAGAGGATTCAG TGTGCAGCGGGGACTACGCTGAGCCCGACCTGACCAAGTCCACTCCTCACCAAGGCTTCCAGAACAACGTGCCCCACTATGCTGAGACCGACATCGTGCACCTGCAGGGGGTCACTGGCAACAACATGTACGCAGTGCCTGCCCTGACCGTGGACTCCCTGACCAAGAAGGACATTTCTGTGGGGGAGTTCCCCCGGCAGCAGCTGCGCCTCAAGGAGAAGCTGGGGGAAGGACAGTTTGGAGAG gtgcaCCTCTGTGAAGCTGATGGCCTGCTGGAATTCCTAGGAGTCTCATCCTCAGAATTCACTCACCAGCCTGTTCTTGTGGCAGTGAAAATGCTGAGATCAGATGTCAACAAAACAGCCAG GAATGATTTCCTGAAGGAGATCAAGATCATGTCGAGGCTGAAGAACCCCAACATCATCCGGCTGCTGGGTGTGTGCGTGCGGGAGGACCCGCTGTGCATGATCACAGAGTACATGGAGAACGGGGACCTCAACCAGTTCCTGTCCCACAGGGAGATCTACAGCAAGTTTGCCATTTCCAACAACATCCCCTGTGTCAC CCACTCCAACCTGCTGTACATGGCCACCCAGATTGCCTCAGGGATGAAGTACCTGGCATCCCTGAACTTTGTGCACAGGGACCTGGCCACTCGCAACTGCCTGGTGGGGAACAACCACACCATCAAGATTGCAGACTTTGGCATGAGCAGGAACCTCTACAGTGGGGATTACTACAGgatccagggcagagctgtgctgcccatCCGTTGGATGGCCTGGGAGAGCATCCTGCTG GGCAAGTTCACCACAGCCAGTGACGTGTGGGCCTTTGGGGTGACCCTGTGGGAGATGTTTGTGCTGTGCAAGGAGCAGCCCTACAGCCTCCTGACGGACGAGCAGGTCATCGAGAACACGGGCGAGTTCTTCcgcagccagggcaggcag CTGTCACGATGCTTAGAAAGCCTCATGGGCTGTCTACG ATCTATCTGTCCCAGACTCCTCTGTGCCCTAACCCTGTGTTCGACCTGA